A stretch of the Lytechinus variegatus isolate NC3 chromosome 5, Lvar_3.0, whole genome shotgun sequence genome encodes the following:
- the LOC121415182 gene encoding leucine-rich repeat protein SHOC-2-like isoform X2 yields the protein METSLEDLNKAISLAVKNGQPVLNLSNRDLAILPDTLQKLHQVKRLLLNNNKIIMPPSELVSLEGLQELTLDHNQLTLLPTGFGRLKNLTYLSLSHNPLCSLPKDIGDLRNLKQLWVVNTQLVSLPVEIGLLQALVKLGARDNMISELPTETTRLCSLQWLNLANNLLSQLPDRFGRLAELMYIDLSENNFSEVPEGLTEVPKLVSLAMAKNQICALPDDRLIGLTQLTKLDLRDNPFIDRPDHWKGLDFILLGSSVTPRGDGPEENGLDEPQDQEGDETDEEEEDEEEEEEEDGDEDCDV from the exons ATGGAAACCAGTTTGGAGGACTTGAATAAGGCCATCTCACTGGCTGTGAAGAATGGCCAGCCTGTCCTTAACCTCAGCAACCGTGATTTGGCGATCCTTCCCGACACCTTGCAGAAGCTCCACCAGGTGAAGCGATTGCTGCTGAACAACAATAAGATTATCATGCCACCTTCAGAACTGGTCTCCCTCGAGGGCCTGCAGGAACTGACCTTGGATCACAACCAGCTGACACTCCTTCCCACAGGCTTTGGCCGTCTCAAGAACCTTACCTACCTAAGTCTCAGTCACAACCCCTTGTGttccttgccaaaggacataGGTGATCTCAGGAACTTGAAGCAACTGTGGGTTGTGAACACTCAACTGGTGTCCCTCCCGGTGGAAATTGGCCTCCTGCAGGCCTTGGTGAAACTTGGCGCCAGAGACAATATGATTTCGGAGCTGCCCACCGAAACCACAAGACTCTGCAGTTTGCAGTGGCTGAACCTTGCTAACAACCTCCTCAGTCAGTTACCAGATCGCTTTGGACGACTTGCAGAGCTGATGTACATAGACTTGAGTGAAAATAATTTCAGTGAGGTACCTGAGGGACTGACAGAGGTGCCCAAGTTGGTATCTTTAGCCATGGCCAAGAACCAGATCTGTGCTCTTCCAGATGATAGGCTGATTGGCCTCACACAACTCACAAAGTTAGACCTGAGAGATAATCCTTTTATTGATAGGCCAGACCATTGGAAG GGTCTTGATTTCATCTTGCTTGGTTCATCAGTCACTCCACGCGGAGATGGTCCAGAAGAGAATGGTTTGGACGAACCACAGGACCAGGAAGGAGATGAAACtgatgaagaggaggaagatgaggaggaagaagaagaggaggatggtgatgagGACTGCGATGTATGA
- the LOC121415182 gene encoding leucine-rich repeat protein SHOC-2-like isoform X1, translating into MNDRKTSSNATMETSLEDLNKAISLAVKNGQPVLNLSNRDLAILPDTLQKLHQVKRLLLNNNKIIMPPSELVSLEGLQELTLDHNQLTLLPTGFGRLKNLTYLSLSHNPLCSLPKDIGDLRNLKQLWVVNTQLVSLPVEIGLLQALVKLGARDNMISELPTETTRLCSLQWLNLANNLLSQLPDRFGRLAELMYIDLSENNFSEVPEGLTEVPKLVSLAMAKNQICALPDDRLIGLTQLTKLDLRDNPFIDRPDHWKGLDFILLGSSVTPRGDGPEENGLDEPQDQEGDETDEEEEDEEEEEEEDGDEDCDV; encoded by the exons acaggAAAACAAGTAGCAATGCCACCATGGAAACCAGTTTGGAGGACTTGAATAAGGCCATCTCACTGGCTGTGAAGAATGGCCAGCCTGTCCTTAACCTCAGCAACCGTGATTTGGCGATCCTTCCCGACACCTTGCAGAAGCTCCACCAGGTGAAGCGATTGCTGCTGAACAACAATAAGATTATCATGCCACCTTCAGAACTGGTCTCCCTCGAGGGCCTGCAGGAACTGACCTTGGATCACAACCAGCTGACACTCCTTCCCACAGGCTTTGGCCGTCTCAAGAACCTTACCTACCTAAGTCTCAGTCACAACCCCTTGTGttccttgccaaaggacataGGTGATCTCAGGAACTTGAAGCAACTGTGGGTTGTGAACACTCAACTGGTGTCCCTCCCGGTGGAAATTGGCCTCCTGCAGGCCTTGGTGAAACTTGGCGCCAGAGACAATATGATTTCGGAGCTGCCCACCGAAACCACAAGACTCTGCAGTTTGCAGTGGCTGAACCTTGCTAACAACCTCCTCAGTCAGTTACCAGATCGCTTTGGACGACTTGCAGAGCTGATGTACATAGACTTGAGTGAAAATAATTTCAGTGAGGTACCTGAGGGACTGACAGAGGTGCCCAAGTTGGTATCTTTAGCCATGGCCAAGAACCAGATCTGTGCTCTTCCAGATGATAGGCTGATTGGCCTCACACAACTCACAAAGTTAGACCTGAGAGATAATCCTTTTATTGATAGGCCAGACCATTGGAAG GGTCTTGATTTCATCTTGCTTGGTTCATCAGTCACTCCACGCGGAGATGGTCCAGAAGAGAATGGTTTGGACGAACCACAGGACCAGGAAGGAGATGAAACtgatgaagaggaggaagatgaggaggaagaagaagaggaggatggtgatgagGACTGCGATGTATGA